One window of the Chryseotalea sp. WA131a genome contains the following:
- a CDS encoding pyridoxal phosphate-dependent aminotransferase — translation MRQHLLSEGANELSYEIREIVKKAEQIKNLGKEIQWENIGDPIQKNHLIPDWMKQIIADLSMQNDTYSYCPSKGILETRQFLAELTNLRKGTQITPDDICFFNGLGDAIAKVYQYITPTSRIIGPSPAYSTHSSAEAAHASHEPLTYTLDPNNKWYPDLDDLYNKVKYNPNVVGILIINPDNPTGMVYPLETLKRIVAIAKEFNLFLICDEIYINITYNGARAYALSEVIEDVPGIAMKGISKELPWPGARCGWMEYYNRGKDADFNRLCQAIDNAKMIEVCSTKLPQLAIPKILGDSRFKAYREETNRKIGKRSKIISDIFKTVPELTFNETFGAFYNTIIFREGTLQSNQKIDIQDSKIRALVEAWTAHEMPNDKRFVYYLLGAKGICVVPISSFCSELQGFRVTLLEENEESLVKTFTAIRDGIVEYLGS, via the coding sequence ATGCGTCAACATCTATTAAGTGAAGGAGCCAACGAACTCAGTTACGAAATTCGGGAGATCGTAAAGAAGGCAGAGCAAATCAAAAACCTGGGCAAAGAAATTCAGTGGGAGAATATTGGCGATCCCATTCAGAAGAATCATTTGATTCCGGATTGGATGAAGCAAATTATCGCTGATCTCTCCATGCAGAATGATACCTACAGTTATTGTCCTTCTAAAGGTATTTTAGAAACACGGCAGTTTCTAGCTGAACTAACGAATCTCCGCAAGGGAACACAGATTACGCCAGATGATATTTGTTTTTTCAATGGCTTAGGCGATGCTATTGCTAAAGTCTATCAATACATCACACCCACTTCACGAATTATTGGACCCTCACCTGCTTACTCCACACACTCCAGTGCAGAAGCGGCTCATGCCAGTCACGAGCCATTGACGTATACGCTCGATCCCAATAACAAATGGTATCCTGATTTAGATGATCTGTATAACAAGGTGAAGTACAATCCGAATGTGGTGGGTATCCTTATCATCAATCCGGATAATCCGACTGGCATGGTGTATCCGTTGGAAACATTAAAACGAATTGTAGCCATAGCGAAGGAGTTCAACCTCTTTTTGATATGTGACGAAATCTATATCAACATTACCTATAACGGTGCAAGAGCGTATGCCTTGTCAGAAGTAATTGAAGATGTGCCTGGCATTGCCATGAAGGGAATATCAAAGGAGTTGCCATGGCCTGGCGCACGTTGTGGTTGGATGGAATATTATAACCGCGGCAAAGATGCTGACTTCAACAGACTTTGTCAGGCAATCGACAATGCCAAGATGATAGAAGTCTGCTCTACTAAGTTACCACAGTTGGCGATTCCTAAAATTCTGGGAGACTCGCGCTTCAAAGCATATCGGGAAGAAACGAATCGGAAGATTGGAAAGCGTAGCAAAATCATTTCTGATATTTTTAAGACAGTGCCAGAACTCACGTTCAACGAAACCTTTGGCGCGTTTTACAACACCATCATCTTTAGAGAAGGCACGTTGCAATCAAATCAAAAAATTGATATTCAAGATTCAAAAATACGAGCGTTGGTAGAGGCATGGACCGCTCACGAAATGCCAAACGATAAACGCTTTGTCTATTATTTGCTTGGCGCGAAGGGAATTTGCGTAGTGCCCATTTCTTCCTTTTGTTCAGAGCTGCAAGGATTTCGGGTTACACTGCTGGAAGAAAATGAGGAGTCATTGGTCAAAACTTTTACAGCGATACGGGATGGGATTGTGGAGTATTTGGGTTCGTAG
- a CDS encoding ATP-binding protein, with translation MFERTLYKALKSHLAEKPATVITGMRRVGKSTLLKQLLDKVPGKNKIYLDLERIENRLIFKQSTNREMELFLETMGVDVTKKCTIALDEIQLLPEIVSVMKYWYDTYRTKFIVTGSSSFYLKNRFSESLAGRKQIFELTPLSFDEFLRFKGIEVDKKFSFYSYLEGFYNLYKSHYNEFIRFGGFPEVTLIGKTASKKAMLQDILNAYIDMDVKILSDYSLNDELYRLIRLLSARVGSKMDASKLASVAGINRNKIANYLNLFEQTYFLTKLTPFSNNTDKEISQQPKYYFSDSGLLNLMEEQETGKIFENTVINQFMRLNKSVNYYQKKSGQEIDLIWKENCAVEIKTTVTQSDAALLSSRSKSMGLKKQILVGLNPAGNNFKNFVWGGNVF, from the coding sequence ATGTTTGAAAGAACTCTCTATAAAGCCCTGAAAAGCCATCTTGCCGAAAAGCCGGCTACCGTTATTACCGGTATGAGGCGGGTAGGCAAGTCCACTTTATTGAAACAGCTTTTGGATAAAGTGCCAGGCAAGAATAAAATCTACCTCGATTTGGAGAGGATAGAAAATCGGCTGATTTTTAAGCAATCCACCAATAGGGAAATGGAACTCTTCCTAGAGACTATGGGTGTAGATGTCACCAAAAAATGCACCATCGCGTTGGATGAAATTCAATTGCTGCCTGAAATTGTAAGTGTGATGAAGTATTGGTACGACACCTATCGCACTAAATTTATTGTCACTGGCTCAAGTTCGTTTTATCTCAAAAACAGATTTTCGGAAAGTTTGGCTGGGCGGAAACAGATCTTTGAGCTAACTCCGCTATCTTTTGATGAGTTCCTACGGTTTAAAGGGATAGAGGTAGACAAAAAATTTTCGTTTTATTCCTACCTAGAAGGTTTTTACAACCTGTACAAGTCACACTACAATGAGTTTATTCGCTTTGGTGGCTTTCCAGAGGTAACGTTGATTGGAAAAACTGCTTCCAAAAAAGCAATGCTGCAAGACATCCTCAATGCATATATTGATATGGATGTAAAAATTCTGTCCGATTATTCACTGAATGATGAATTGTATAGGCTTATTCGTTTGCTCAGCGCAAGAGTAGGTAGTAAGATGGATGCGAGTAAACTGGCTTCAGTAGCGGGCATCAATCGGAATAAAATTGCCAACTACCTCAATCTATTTGAGCAGACTTATTTCTTGACAAAGCTTACGCCTTTCAGCAATAATACCGATAAGGAAATCAGTCAGCAGCCAAAGTACTATTTTTCAGATTCTGGATTGCTGAACTTAATGGAAGAACAAGAGACTGGGAAGATTTTTGAGAACACCGTGATTAACCAATTTATGCGGCTGAACAAATCAGTTAATTACTATCAAAAAAAATCAGGGCAAGAGATAGATTTGATTTGGAAAGAAAACTGTGCCGTAGAAATTAAAACGACTGTCACTCAGAGCGATGCCGCTTTATTGTCCAGCAGGTCGAAATCAATGGGTTTGAAGAAACAAATCTTAGTAGGCCTAAATCCCGCAGGCAATAACTTTAAGAATTTTGTCTGGGGTGGGAACGTATTCTAA
- the ilvE gene encoding branched-chain-amino-acid transaminase, which translates to MIEYYNDETILFIDGKFVKASEAKMDLFGQTLHYGYGVFEGIRSYETVNGIKVFKPRAHFERLQRSCDLMGIPFTYSVEELIQLTYQVLEKNNLSNAYIRPLVFCGPNMELTAPSEVSLMITAWACEQHPNLKQKRICISSFQRPNPKAVTVEAKVCGLYVNSILATTEARRRGFDDGLLLDLNGFVAEGPGANFFYEKDGVIYTPPAKSILPGITRKTVIDICKELDLPVEEKYFKPEDLFEADSAFFCSTMNEIVAIESVEGQPVAKLWKDSMGALIQETYRNIVLDKSYSYVIV; encoded by the coding sequence ATGATAGAGTACTACAACGATGAAACCATTCTTTTTATAGATGGAAAATTTGTTAAGGCGAGCGAAGCCAAAATGGATCTATTTGGCCAGACATTGCACTATGGCTACGGTGTATTTGAAGGCATCCGCTCGTATGAGACCGTAAATGGAATAAAAGTATTTAAACCGCGGGCTCACTTCGAGCGCTTACAGCGCAGTTGCGACTTAATGGGAATTCCTTTTACCTACAGCGTGGAAGAACTTATTCAACTCACCTATCAGGTACTGGAAAAGAATAATCTTTCGAACGCATACATCCGTCCACTGGTTTTCTGTGGACCCAATATGGAACTCACCGCACCTTCCGAAGTCTCGTTGATGATCACAGCCTGGGCATGCGAACAACATCCTAACTTGAAGCAGAAGCGAATTTGTATCTCCTCTTTTCAACGACCCAATCCCAAAGCTGTTACCGTAGAAGCTAAAGTTTGTGGATTGTATGTGAACTCAATTTTAGCCACTACCGAAGCAAGAAGACGTGGTTTCGATGATGGTTTGTTATTAGATCTGAATGGTTTTGTGGCCGAAGGCCCGGGAGCTAATTTCTTTTACGAGAAAGACGGGGTGATCTACACACCGCCTGCCAAAAGTATTCTTCCAGGAATCACTCGTAAAACAGTCATTGATATTTGTAAAGAGTTGGATTTGCCGGTAGAAGAAAAATACTTTAAGCCGGAAGATTTATTTGAAGCCGATAGTGCATTTTTCTGCAGTACGATGAACGAAATTGTTGCCATTGAATCTGTAGAAGGACAACCCGTAGCCAAACTGTGGAAAGATTCCATGGGCGCTTTGATTCAGGAGACCTACCGCAATATTGTGTTGGATAAGAGTTATAGTTATGTAATTGTGTAA
- the ilvD gene encoding dihydroxy-acid dehydratase produces the protein MELNKYSRTITQDPTLPASQAMLYGIGLTEQDLKKGQVGIVSTGYDGNTCNMHLNALAQEVKTAVWAQDLVGLIFHTIGVSDGIANGTEGMRYSLVSREVIADSIETVCGAQHYDGVIAVVGCDKNMPGSVMAMGRLNRPSIMVYGGTIAGGHYKGKELNIISSFEALGEKMQGKLSEEDYKGIIQNSCPGAGACGGMYTANTMASAIEALGMALPYSSSNPALSKEKSAECIEAGKAIRILLEKDLKPRDIMTFKAFENAITIVMALGGSTNAVLHLIAMAKCVGIKITQEDFQRISNKTPLIADLKPSGKYLMEALHKIGGVPSVIKYLIQKGIMHGDCITVTGKTLAENVANANDLDFEKQDVIVPLEKPLKATGHIQILYGNLAEKGSVAKITGKEGERFKGTARVFNGEFDVVDGVRTGKIKEGDVVVIRNVGPKGAPGMPEMLKPTSLIMGSGLGKSVALITDGRFSGGSHGFVIGHITPESFDGGLIGLVEDGDWIEIDIKKHQINLLVDEKTLAIRRSQYKAPKLRVSSGVLYKYAKLVKTAADGCVTDED, from the coding sequence ATGGAATTAAACAAATACAGCCGCACCATCACCCAAGACCCCACGCTTCCTGCCTCGCAGGCGATGTTGTATGGAATTGGTTTGACGGAGCAAGATCTAAAAAAAGGACAAGTAGGTATTGTAAGTACAGGCTACGATGGCAACACCTGCAATATGCATTTGAATGCACTGGCGCAAGAAGTAAAAACTGCCGTATGGGCTCAGGATCTGGTGGGCTTAATCTTTCATACCATTGGAGTGAGTGACGGAATTGCCAACGGCACGGAAGGCATGCGTTATTCGTTGGTTAGCCGGGAAGTAATCGCAGATTCAATTGAGACCGTTTGTGGTGCACAACATTACGATGGAGTCATTGCTGTTGTGGGTTGCGATAAAAATATGCCGGGCTCAGTCATGGCCATGGGTAGATTAAATCGCCCGTCTATAATGGTGTACGGTGGTACGATTGCTGGTGGCCATTACAAAGGCAAGGAATTAAATATCATTTCTTCATTTGAAGCCCTTGGCGAAAAAATGCAAGGCAAACTCTCGGAGGAAGATTACAAAGGTATTATCCAAAATTCTTGTCCCGGTGCAGGAGCATGTGGTGGTATGTATACAGCCAATACCATGGCCTCGGCTATTGAAGCACTGGGTATGGCACTGCCGTATTCATCTTCGAATCCTGCATTGAGCAAAGAAAAGTCCGCAGAATGCATAGAGGCCGGCAAGGCCATTCGAATTCTTCTTGAAAAAGATTTGAAGCCACGCGACATTATGACGTTTAAAGCATTTGAAAATGCGATCACCATAGTAATGGCGTTAGGTGGATCAACCAATGCTGTCTTGCATTTAATAGCGATGGCAAAATGTGTCGGCATTAAAATCACACAAGAAGATTTTCAACGTATTTCTAACAAAACTCCGCTGATTGCAGATTTAAAACCGAGTGGAAAATATTTAATGGAAGCATTGCACAAAATAGGTGGTGTGCCTTCGGTGATAAAATATTTGATTCAAAAAGGAATCATGCATGGTGACTGCATCACGGTAACTGGAAAGACCCTTGCTGAAAATGTTGCTAACGCCAATGATCTCGATTTCGAAAAACAAGATGTAATTGTTCCATTGGAAAAACCGTTAAAAGCAACCGGTCACATCCAAATTTTGTATGGCAATCTTGCTGAAAAAGGATCTGTTGCAAAAATCACTGGCAAGGAGGGAGAAAGATTTAAAGGAACTGCACGTGTATTTAATGGTGAGTTTGATGTGGTGGATGGAGTGAGAACAGGTAAAATAAAAGAAGGCGATGTTGTGGTCATTCGCAATGTGGGGCCGAAAGGAGCACCGGGCATGCCTGAGATGTTGAAACCAACAAGTCTGATCATGGGTTCTGGTTTGGGTAAATCCGTTGCCTTGATTACTGATGGAAGATTTTCAGGTGGGTCTCATGGTTTTGTCATTGGGCACATTACTCCGGAGTCTTTTGATGGAGGCCTGATTGGTTTAGTGGAAGATGGAGATTGGATTGAAATAGATATCAAAAAGCATCAGATCAATTTGTTGGTTGATGAAAAAACGTTGGCGATTAGGCGCTCGCAATACAAAGCACCGAAGTTGCGCGTAAGCAGTGGCGTGTTGTATAAGTATGCTAAGTTGGTTAAGACCGCGGCTGATGGATGTGTAACAGATGAGGATTAG
- the ilvB gene encoding biosynthetic-type acetolactate synthase large subunit: MVATEIEKREEVTAKAALKITGSEVLLRCLVEEKVQHIFGYPGGAIMPVYDALYHYADKLTHLLVRHEQGAIHAAQGYARVSGKAGVVFATSGPGATNLVTGLADALIDSTPVVCITGQVFAHLLGTDAFQEIDVVNTTIPVTKWNVQVTEAKDIAPAIAKAFYIAASGRPGPVLVDITKNAQNELIEELEYEPCRAVRTYKPKPVLQVSQVEAAAALINNAKRPYILAGQGILLSGATDELIKFSEKTGIPVASTLLGLGGFPTNHPNYVGYLGMHGNYGPNVNTNQCDVLIAVGMRFDDRVTGNVSKYAKQAKVVHIEIDKAEINKIIKADVAVNADAKEALSELIKHCKPNSHSGWIDSFKALNKEEFEKVVEKEIKNTNSLKMTEVVHMLSELSNGEAVVVTDVGQHQMVTSRYYKYKNPRTNITSGGAGTMGFALPAAMGAKVAAPHQQVIAIIGDGGYQMTIQELGTIMQYKIPVKILVLNNNFLGMVRQWQQLFHGKRYSFTEMDNPDFVKIAEAYRITADKVTEQKDLETALKKMLAADTSYFLEVVVEKEDNVFPMVPAGAGVAEVILEIPSGK, encoded by the coding sequence ATGGTAGCAACAGAGATTGAAAAACGGGAAGAAGTGACTGCGAAGGCAGCCTTGAAGATCACGGGCTCTGAAGTGTTGCTGCGTTGCTTGGTGGAAGAAAAAGTGCAACACATTTTCGGCTACCCCGGTGGGGCGATTATGCCGGTGTACGATGCGCTCTACCACTATGCCGATAAGCTTACGCATTTGTTGGTGCGCCACGAGCAAGGCGCCATTCATGCGGCACAAGGTTACGCAAGAGTTTCGGGCAAGGCGGGGGTGGTGTTTGCTACTTCGGGGCCAGGTGCTACTAATCTAGTAACAGGTCTTGCCGATGCGTTGATTGACTCTACTCCCGTGGTGTGCATCACAGGTCAGGTGTTTGCGCATTTGTTGGGCACTGATGCCTTTCAAGAAATTGATGTGGTGAACACAACTATTCCAGTTACGAAATGGAACGTGCAAGTAACGGAAGCGAAAGACATTGCACCCGCCATCGCGAAAGCATTTTACATTGCCGCGAGCGGAAGGCCGGGGCCTGTGTTGGTGGACATCACCAAAAATGCGCAGAACGAGTTGATTGAAGAATTAGAATACGAACCTTGTCGCGCGGTGCGCACCTACAAACCGAAACCTGTTTTACAAGTATCACAAGTAGAAGCGGCAGCGGCTCTCATTAATAATGCGAAGCGCCCCTACATTTTAGCGGGACAAGGAATTTTATTGTCGGGGGCGACTGATGAGTTGATTAAATTCTCTGAAAAGACAGGCATACCCGTGGCGAGTACGTTGCTGGGCTTGGGCGGATTTCCCACCAATCATCCCAACTACGTTGGCTACCTCGGCATGCATGGAAACTATGGCCCGAACGTAAATACGAATCAATGCGATGTGCTGATTGCCGTGGGCATGCGCTTTGACGACCGCGTGACGGGCAATGTGAGCAAGTATGCGAAGCAGGCGAAAGTGGTTCATATTGAAATCGACAAAGCGGAGATTAATAAGATCATCAAAGCTGATGTAGCTGTGAATGCCGATGCAAAAGAAGCGTTGTCGGAGTTAATCAAGCATTGCAAACCAAATTCACATTCAGGATGGATTGACAGCTTTAAAGCATTGAACAAAGAAGAGTTTGAAAAAGTGGTGGAGAAGGAAATCAAAAACACCAACAGCCTGAAGATGACCGAAGTGGTGCACATGCTTTCCGAACTTTCCAACGGTGAAGCGGTGGTAGTGACCGATGTAGGTCAGCACCAAATGGTGACGTCACGTTATTACAAATACAAAAACCCGCGCACTAACATTACCTCGGGTGGAGCGGGCACGATGGGTTTTGCTTTGCCGGCTGCGATGGGCGCAAAGGTGGCCGCACCGCATCAGCAGGTGATTGCCATTATTGGCGATGGTGGTTATCAGATGACCATTCAAGAGTTGGGCACGATTATGCAATACAAAATCCCTGTAAAGATTTTGGTGTTGAACAATAACTTTTTGGGAATGGTGCGGCAGTGGCAACAGCTTTTCCATGGCAAGCGCTATTCGTTTACCGAAATGGACAACCCGGATTTTGTAAAAATTGCAGAAGCCTATCGCATCACAGCCGATAAAGTGACGGAGCAAAAAGATTTGGAAACCGCGCTGAAGAAAATGTTGGCAGCCGATACTTCTTATTTTTTGGAAGTGGTGGTGGAGAAAGAAGACAACGTATTCCCGATGGTGCCCGCTGGCGCGGGAGTGGCGGAGGTGATTTTGGAGATACCGAGTGGGAAGTAG
- the ilvC gene encoding ketol-acid reductoisomerase yields MAKINFGGTIEEVVTREEFPMEKALDVLRDEAIAIIGYGVQGPAQSLNLRDNGFNVIVGQRKGSKTWDKAVAHGWIPGETLFDIEEAVKRGTIIQFLLSDAGQIALWPTIKPYMTKGKTLYFSHGFGITFKEQTGIVPSADVDVILAAPKGSGTSVRRLFLQGKGINASYAVFQDATGKAKTKAIALGIGVGAGYLFETDFKKEVYSDLTGERGTLMGAIAGIFEAQYEVLRSKGHSPSEAFNETVEELTQSLMPLVAENGMDWMYANCSTTAQRGALDWKKKFKAATLPVFKELYESVASGAEAKRTIETCSKPDYREKLAEELKEVRESELWQAGAAVRALRPEKASVEASMIN; encoded by the coding sequence ATGGCTAAAATTAATTTCGGTGGAACAATAGAAGAAGTGGTAACACGCGAGGAATTTCCGATGGAAAAAGCACTTGACGTGCTGCGCGATGAAGCGATTGCAATTATCGGTTACGGTGTGCAGGGTCCTGCGCAGTCGCTGAACTTGCGCGACAATGGTTTCAATGTGATTGTAGGACAGCGCAAAGGCAGCAAGACGTGGGACAAAGCGGTGGCGCATGGCTGGATTCCGGGCGAAACACTTTTTGATATTGAAGAAGCGGTGAAACGCGGAACGATTATTCAGTTTCTGCTTTCGGACGCAGGGCAAATTGCACTGTGGCCTACTATCAAACCGTACATGACTAAAGGCAAGACGTTGTATTTCTCGCACGGGTTTGGCATTACGTTCAAAGAACAAACGGGCATTGTGCCTTCTGCCGATGTAGATGTGATTTTGGCCGCGCCAAAAGGTTCGGGCACCTCGGTGCGCAGATTATTTTTGCAAGGCAAAGGCATCAACGCTAGCTATGCTGTGTTTCAAGACGCAACGGGAAAAGCAAAGACAAAAGCGATTGCATTGGGCATTGGCGTAGGCGCTGGTTATTTGTTTGAAACAGATTTCAAAAAAGAAGTTTACTCGGATTTGACAGGTGAGCGCGGCACGTTGATGGGCGCCATTGCCGGAATTTTTGAAGCGCAATATGAAGTGCTTCGCTCCAAAGGACATTCGCCTTCGGAAGCATTCAACGAAACAGTGGAAGAACTCACACAAAGCTTGATGCCACTCGTGGCCGAAAACGGAATGGATTGGATGTATGCAAATTGCTCAACCACGGCACAGCGCGGTGCGTTAGATTGGAAAAAGAAATTCAAAGCAGCTACACTGCCGGTGTTCAAAGAATTGTATGAAAGCGTAGCAAGCGGTGCAGAGGCGAAGCGTACCATTGAAACCTGTAGCAAACCTGACTATCGCGAGAAGTTGGCAGAAGAATTGAAAGAAGTTCGTGAGAGCGAGCTGTGGCAGGCTGGCGCAGCGGTGCGTGCGTTGAGACCGGAGAAGGCAAGTGTGGAGGCGAGCATGATAAACTAG
- a CDS encoding class I SAM-dependent methyltransferase has protein sequence MVQTVNQQFPTAYKSIDDATKLSGFTMASDVLTGSLLRTLAGSKPRGKFLELGTGTGLSTSWILDGMDEESTLTSVDNDPKFLEIAQSFLGDDKRLKLICVDGGEWIEKNRNEKYDYIFADTWHGKYLLLEDALSMLNKGGFYIVDDMLPQPNWPEGHQEKASRLIDCLEHRKDLMVTKQVWSTGIIIAVKK, from the coding sequence ATGGTTCAAACAGTCAACCAACAATTTCCTACTGCATACAAAAGTATCGATGATGCTACAAAGCTCTCGGGCTTTACGATGGCCTCGGATGTGCTGACAGGTTCTTTGTTGAGGACACTGGCGGGTTCAAAACCAAGAGGTAAATTTTTGGAGCTGGGCACGGGAACAGGATTGTCTACCTCGTGGATATTAGATGGGATGGATGAAGAATCAACGCTCACTTCTGTTGACAATGATCCTAAATTTCTAGAGATAGCTCAATCTTTTTTGGGAGATGATAAGCGATTGAAATTGATTTGCGTGGATGGAGGAGAATGGATAGAGAAGAATAGAAATGAAAAATACGATTACATCTTTGCGGATACATGGCACGGAAAATACCTTCTTTTGGAAGATGCTCTTTCGATGCTAAACAAAGGTGGATTTTACATTGTTGATGACATGCTTCCGCAACCCAATTGGCCAGAAGGTCATCAGGAAAAAGCAAGCAGACTCATTGATTGTTTGGAGCACCGAAAGGATTTAATGGTAACAAAACAAGTTTGGTCAACTGGAATAATTATAGCAGTTAAAAAATAG
- the ilvA gene encoding threonine ammonia-lyase IlvA, producing MVTTLPQQIDIHKAHLVLKNIVLKTPLQFHRKLSEKFGCEVYLKREDLQVVRSYKIRGAYNLIQSLSEEQRQRGVVCASAGNHAQGVALSCKLLDIKGVIYMPAITPKQKINQVKMFGSGLVEIVLIGDTFDECQMHALKFTDESDKTFIPPFDHIKTIEGQGTVAKEVLDEQSDIDYLFVPVGGGGLCAGMSHYFRTYSPNTKIIGVEPTGAPSMKEALKAGKPVVLEKIQRFVDGASVKKVGDLTFDICKDTLSDMLLVPEGKVSSTILQLYNEDAIVAEPAGALTIAALDQYAAHIKGKRVVCVLSGGNNDIDRMQEIKERSLLYEGLKHYFIVRFAQRPGALKEFVNHILGPTDDIVRFEFIQKHNKETGPALIGIELKSKEDYVSLIARMGEYKLNYTEINQNENLFEYLV from the coding sequence ATGGTAACAACACTCCCTCAGCAGATCGACATTCACAAAGCGCACCTTGTTCTAAAAAACATTGTATTGAAGACGCCTTTGCAGTTTCACCGAAAGTTGTCGGAGAAGTTTGGCTGCGAAGTGTATTTGAAGCGCGAAGATTTGCAGGTGGTGCGGTCGTACAAAATTAGGGGGGCGTATAATTTGATTCAGAGCCTGAGTGAAGAGCAACGCCAGCGTGGGGTAGTGTGCGCGAGTGCGGGTAACCATGCACAAGGCGTGGCGCTTTCGTGCAAGCTACTCGATATAAAAGGTGTGATTTACATGCCGGCCATTACACCCAAACAAAAAATCAATCAAGTGAAGATGTTTGGTAGTGGGTTGGTGGAAATTGTGCTGATTGGTGATACGTTTGATGAATGTCAGATGCACGCGCTGAAGTTCACAGACGAAAGCGACAAAACATTCATTCCACCCTTCGACCATATCAAAACCATTGAAGGACAAGGCACCGTGGCAAAAGAAGTGCTGGACGAACAATCGGATATTGATTATTTGTTTGTGCCCGTGGGCGGTGGTGGTTTGTGTGCAGGCATGTCGCACTATTTTAGAACGTATTCGCCTAACACCAAAATCATTGGCGTGGAGCCAACGGGTGCGCCTTCGATGAAAGAAGCACTGAAGGCAGGCAAGCCAGTGGTGTTGGAAAAAATACAACGCTTTGTAGATGGTGCGTCCGTAAAAAAAGTAGGCGACCTGACGTTTGACATTTGCAAGGACACCCTCAGCGACATGCTATTGGTGCCCGAGGGAAAAGTGAGTTCCACCATTCTGCAACTTTATAATGAAGACGCCATTGTAGCCGAGCCGGCAGGCGCACTGACCATTGCCGCCCTCGACCAATATGCAGCACACATCAAAGGCAAACGTGTGGTGTGCGTATTGAGCGGTGGCAACAACGACATCGACCGGATGCAGGAGATTAAAGAACGCTCGTTGCTGTACGAAGGGTTGAAACATTATTTCATTGTTCGCTTTGCGCAGCGGCCGGGTGCGTTGAAAGAGTTTGTCAATCACATCCTCGGCCCCACCGATGACATTGTGCGCTTCGAGTTCATCCAAAAACACAACAAAGAAACCGGCCCGGCTTTGATTGGCATTGAACTAAAATCAAAGGAAGATTACGTATCCCTCATTGCCCGCATGGGCGAATACAAACTCAACTACACCGAGATCAACCAGAACGAGAATTTGTTTGAGTATTTGGTGTAG